In the genome of Schistocerca piceifrons isolate TAMUIC-IGC-003096 chromosome X, iqSchPice1.1, whole genome shotgun sequence, the window aaacataaatgaatatataaacattgaaataaaatatctgGCATACAGACACCACTAGTATTTTTGACATGAAGCAAAAGCTGTTTCCGTTCAAAAACTTTTTCTACCATTAACTAAAATTACATATTCTGTCAAAAACTCCTACATAGTTATCATGTAGTCATTCAAGTGTATTCATTTTTCAGGTATTTAAAATGTTCTGTGATTGACACATTTCACACAGTTCTGTTAATTCTGAACATCTTGTATGGAACATACAAGAAAGTCATCATAAACATTTCTTTAATGAGCACAGCTTATTGTGAAGTCCTGAAATGTTCTGAAAACTTAATGTAAGTCAGCTATGCAATCTTCTGTCTAGACATGGCAAGTATCAGTTTACCATCACTTGGTGATGGACGGAAAGAAGTTGAGAAtggattaaatttaattaaaatagtagGGTTACTGGATTTGCAATTCATGAATAATTTAGTAATAACGCTGTACAATTACATGTTTCTTAGTACTTTATTAACGTTATTTAATACATCATAAGttattcaaacatgtaaaaggaacATAGAGTTAAGAGAAAAATAAGCAGTAAATTCTAAAACTATCTATTACTGATGTTTCTGTGGGTCGCAGAGGTAATCATTTTCTTGAATGAATCTAACTCCAAATTATATTGGACATTTCTGTTCCTCCCATTCGAAGCTATGAAATATTTATCATTCTGCAGGTTGCTTGCGAAACAGTTTCAAGGTATAGCTGATGACATTACAGCAACATAGGTTTATATACAAATGAATCTTTCAATAAAGGATGTAAATAGCCAGTTGGTTGCATAAAGTTTATTGTAATAAGCCTTGACCAAGTTTCAACACCACCAGAGGTATCGCCTTCAGAAGCATTAAAGTCTCATTAAGTTTAAAGTATACATGTACATTATGAGCTAAAGTGCACAAGTCAAATAGTAGAAATCATAGATTAACTCCTCCACGAGAAACAGCAAGGATTACTACACATGTACAGCTTGCTATAAAAACTAACATTGAACTCCAAGTTTGTTCTTATAATAAACTGTACCTGAAGAGTAATTCTTCCTATTTTCCCACTTGGTCAAGGCTGATTATAAGAAACTATATACAACCGACTGGCTGTATACATTATTTATAGAAAATATATTTCCGGTTGCTGCTGGCGGCCAAGTTTAATAATGTTGCATAAAAATGAGTATTGCTTCACTAAGTAGAAACATCAAGTAATTGAAAGGTCCGTTTCTTCACACTTTATATCTGTATATTAAAATGGCATTTGCTTCTCATTTCTGTAGTAACTCACTGACAATGATGAAACCTAATTATCAGGTATGCCAAATAGACGAATGACAACATTTATTAACAGTCTGGAGTTCATTCCACCTCAGCTTTTACCTACAGTCCTGGACACAGCAATGAAGGTTCTTGCTCCTACAGAAACTCGAACCTACTACCCTCGAATCGCACAGTACTGCCATTTTGCAACCTATGGGACTGAGGTAGCAGATTGTCCGAAACGGACTGTTCATTGTGAATAATCTGATCACAGATAATCACGCTGCAGCAAATCTTGATACCTAGGAGGAAAATCAGCTTGCTCTTGTACAGTACGGGGCTTCTTGCATATGTAATTATTCCCATACTGCCTCAACACAGGCGACAAGAATAATCCAGCAACCATTATAGCCATTATGAAGATTGCCACTATTCCCCTCGTGTCATCATGGAAGTATTTGGGCTTCTTTTCTTCAGCACCATCTTCGCTAGTAGTGTCGTTGGAAAATGAGCCCGATCCGGCGATGTCTGATTCGAGGAGTGTGGCGTTGATGCTGCTGTTGCGTCGATCTGTTCCTTCCATCGAGCCAGCTGATATGTTTTGCATATTGAGGCCGTCGTACCTGTGCATAACGATAAATTTATGTAAATACAGCCTATATTTACGTAATTATAGTTTCTACTGTTGCTATCTGAATACTGACTTCAGTGTTACAAAGCCCATAACCTACACGAAAAAATTCAGCTGCCAAGAGAACAAGTAGCAATACTTCATTTTGAATCACGACATTGCTTCATGGCAGTAAATAAACATAGCGAAGTGTTTCGTATTGCGGCATGGAATATGGGCGGGATATCCACAATGTTGAACTGAAAATAGTGGGCAATACTGGAAGAAATACAAGAACACCTAATATCAATACGGATCCAGAAATCCTTAGTTTCCGAGTTGCAACGCAGTCAATAACGGCTGCTGTCTCATCCGCGTTGATGTTAAAATTGCTACTTATGTGTCTGGCGTAAACAGAGCCTGATTATTTCAATGGCTTATGAGCTCATCGAGGAATGTGGAGCATGCAAGACGTCCCTGATTCATCTACCGATGTCGGTGGTTGAAGCCACTTACAAGTAAGTTACACTGGTTTGTGAACAGCTAGAGGCGGTCCCCTTCCTTGACATTCACTCTTGCCCGATTTGAATCCACTGATTTCCTATCTGTGGTTATGGGTCAAGCAAAAACGTTTCGCAACCCCTGTAAATAATATTCAGATAAAACAGCCAGAGGTCGTGCACAGTTTCATTCGCTTTGACCAGTTTTGCTCCCAAACGCGAGCGTTATCAAATAATCATTGTCCTCGTGGCTACACGTTACGGATTACAAGCACCGCTCGGCGACACTTGCGTTTTGTAATACCTGGGAATGTGACTCCCTGAAACTTCATTCCAGCAGTCAGAAATGTTACATGCAACCAAGCACTAATTTAATAGAGTCACGAAAAAGAGGGTAATGAAAAAGACCCGCGTGCCTACTAGCCTTATGAAATGGAATTTGAATGCGTTTCTCAGTACTGAAGTAGTATCAACAAGAAGGTCACTTACGTCACAATCATTAGTCTCTAGATGAAATACATTAAACCTAACAGAAGACAAAATAGTGGAGTTTTTTTTCATTCGTTTCGTACGCGTCCGAAAGTTTAGGAAACTGACAGCTTGTTAGAATATACTTATAAACAACTGTGTTCAAGCCTCAAATTTGTCGCCAGCGTAGTGAGTTGATAGTTACATAAAAAGTCAGCATACTGCACACACTATGGGTCTTGATTTATTCGGTACTAATGTATTGGATGTTTCAGTAGCAGCTCGAAactcttaaatttatttttcagaCACGTGATTTAGTGTTTTTAGCTTGGTATTTGACTCTGAATTTCACATTAAATTTAATGCTGCTTCTATCATAACACATAAACGAGAACAATACAATTAAGCTTCATTGTAAAGTTTTGCTAGTTTCAGACATTACGATGAAAAATTTACCCAGACACAACGGAAGTTTAAAGATTTCATAAATTATTGAAATACACTTTGGTAAGTGAGGGCCAGAGTTAACAAGATAGTAAATTCTCAAATCTTGACATTCATTATGACATTGTTCTGGATGAGAAGAAATTATCGTGACAAACTGAAGTGAAAGTATTTGTAGAAACACGCAGAATTTTAATAGCTGTTATCTCTGCTGATATGAAGGTAAGTATCAAGATTTTTTCGCTACCTACAACAACAAGGTTGTTAATGTGCAGTAGAAGTTAACAGTACACAAGTCATAATTTACAATATGTTAACTTAAAAAGCAAGGTATAGCGATTATTTCGTGACATATAGACATGAGTAATCTTAAGTGTCATAACAGAATACGAGGATATCTTTTCCGCCTTCCTTGTAAGAGAAAAGCGAATAAAACGTAGAACAACACTCACTTGCTTATCTCAGTGTCAACGTCATCTCGGACGGGGTCGCCTGTTACCGTAGCAACGCCGGGGACTTGGCGTTGATATGTTTCCTGAAAAGCTGCAGAAAAATATGTCTTAGCTCATTTGTTACTACTAATACATTATACAGTATGACATATTAATGTTACGATAGTTTGTGCGCAAATATGAAGGACAAGAGGAGCAGGGAAAAAAATTTGTGTAATAGGCATCTCATTAACAtgtttttgtgcttagttttagacAGTATAGTGTAAACAAACAGGTGTCAAAACTGGAACTCAAGGTTTCCTTCTGAGTCAAACTTAAAATCTTCATGTACAATACTTTCACAGTTGAGCATAAAatcattttcaaatttaaattgttttaaacTGAAACCGCTGAATAACAAAGCAGTTTATTTGCGGATTAACTTACACATACACTTGAGTAGACGAAGCAAATGTACAATCTGAACAGGTGGTTAGGAGCATCAGCATAGATAATTTGTGTTCTGTTCCATGAGAAGGTAACCGAGAGTCATTGTCGAAGACAAAACCTGCATCTTCGCTTGAGTGAGGTTCGGATTTGGTTACAAATTACAGATcttaaataaagacaatatgggctATTTGCAGCAACAAATCGTATACGGCATATTCCGTAGTGGTAGAATATTGTGAGTCTATACGTGTACTAACACGAGAGATGTATCACTACCGGTAGAAACTTTCCGCGAGTACAAAAATCTTCCCACAGTCCCTTTGATCGATTGTTGATAATGTAATATTTATAAGTGCGTAACGCGTTTAACACAAAAGTTTTTACTACTTTTCACGTGATCTGGGCGTCGTAGACTTCACACTCAGAGCCTGGGGCCAAAAGAATCTTATCGACAGTGCCTATTTAAGTATTGTAAATTGAATTTATTCTGCAGGAACgaatggaaaattttaaaatatatatatcttCACTCACCTGAAAGATGCAGCAAGACGAAAGCAAGGAAAAACTTCATGACTGCCGGGTGCGTTGAGTTAGCGGAAGGCCGGAGATGAGGAGCTCTTGTGAGGGCAGCTGCCGTGTGTCTCCCGTTGAAATACTTGCCGCTCTGTGGCGCGTGGGTGCGGCCTCGTTCTCCTCCACTCTACCTGCCAGCCAATCCGCTTCGTCCTTAACGTGCCACGTGACCGCTGCTGGCCTGCGGCGAGAGGGTGATATTACGTAACGAGCTTCATTCGATGTCTCGCTACTTTTTACAGTCGAAATAAATCGATCCGTGATATTATTATTCTccaaaactcaattttttttcactttgtcTCTCTGGCTCATAATATAAATTATTTGGTTAGTAAATTAAAAAAGCATTATAGCGATTAAAGGTACAATTTTAGCTCTCTAACtaactacatatacatctacacaaCGCAAGCACCCCACGATGTGTTATGGAACATACATGGATTACTATTATCAATTTACCGCCTGCTGCACTAGCAAATGGTGCGTGATACAATCCGAGGTCAGTAAGTATCTGGAAGGAgctgttatttatttataaattaaaaaaaattaaggttgaATCTCTTTTAATTCGTGTGACAACGATCATGGAAAAAGTATATAATTTTTTCTTTGGCAACTGAAGTTAGACTAACGACAGCATATAGAGTTTTAATGTCGTGAGCATGGCATTGCATTTAAAACTGCATGAAGCACTCGAGTGGCGAGCAGAGAAGTTTCGTACCTGTCAAAGTCCAACAAAACATAATAACTACTTCCAGGGAAAGTAAATGAATCACTGAAGGAAGTTTCTAAATCATCAATATCCAATACAGTtacaattaacataaataaaataaaagtcatgaatttcagtttgaacagGAAGAATTACAGTTTGAAATGAAAATCGGATAGTACTTCTACATATTGCGCAACAAACTCAAAGTTTTtagaaatgaatatttttttcacagttgaAGCTGAAAGAACAAAGAAAGATTAGTATACCATTAACATATTATGCCCTAATAAACTTGTCATCAGTGTGTGAAAGCTAGCGCTTTTTTGTTATGTACTATTTACATGTACACTAAACTCTCCAATATGGGACAAATATAGAAAatttgaacacagttttcaaactacagaaaacgTCTCAAAGAATTATAACCAAAATTGTAATCGGACTCAGTATGAATAACAGATCAGAACACTGGGGATATTAAATAcaccatatacacacacatttaccAACCAGTTGTACACCTGTCTGtgaccatggaacaagatctaGACGCAACTTAGGTACCAAGGCAGAATAACCATAAAGCACAACGTATCATTTCCTACGAAGGAACAGAACAATACAATAAATAGCCTAACTATTactacaagaaaattatttaaataggCAGTTAAAAGTAGCTTCTAAGCAGTTACTCCATTCATATAAGGAAAGATGTGAGAAATAATTTACAAAGCTTTGAAACTTTGGGTAAACACTCATAGAAcatgtagtagtagcagtagtaagaAACAAGGAAGTTCCCTCCCCTAGAGGATGGGCACCGGCCTACCCCATCCCCTAATTCAATTTTTTTAACTCTTTTCAGTTTTATGAAAAACGTTCCTTTTTTCGAAGACATCTATTGTGTCTAAAATTATTTCTAGTGAAATTCCGCTCAAAGAGGGTCATATAAATGTTTTAAGCAAGACAATCAGTTTTGAGACACTCTATCTTGAAGATTAAAACGTCTGTTGGTTTGTACGTGTGGCATAATTTTAGCTTCGATTTTAATTTAGTtaaatgtttcagttgtttctctacaactACTTGCCTTTTATTCTTATGGAAACGTATGTCTTCCACGTGAATGTTGATACTAAAATCTGAAATTTGCCCTAAGGTGTGGGCGCGCTTGGCCTCTAAATCACATTTTGAAGCACATTTGAAACAGTCTCTTTTTAACATGAAAGGATAAGGAGAAGTCGATCTTTAAACTTTTATCATCTACTTCTGCGCCTTTTTAGTTAATTAAGTTGCTTAATGTATTCACGTTGACAGACTTTGTGCACTTCAGTCATTCCAAAGCTCTGTAGAAGAGTATGAGCCTCATTCATTCGTTCGTTGCTGACACATATCAAAGTTTCCAAACGCTTCGTGACTTTTGATGTCacctcttcttaaaaaaaaaaaaaaaaaaaaaaaaaggaaagatttTCCTCAAATAAAACGGGTGACTGTGTTCAGCATTATTGTTCTCTTAGGCCACAGAAAAGATAAGAGAATAAGGACAAATGCTACGTGTCACAACAAATTGACCTGTTCCGCATGGCTTTAATAAGTTGAAGATATAAGCTCAGCTCAGTCGGGCACATTTAGAGGAAAATGGCAGCGACAGTGGTAGGGAAACTTCCCAGATTCACTGTTGGGCACCTAACCCTGATTTCAACAACACCGAATGTACAAGAAATTCCATCAAgttgaaaattacgaaatatgtccaTATACTTAATTATTCTTTTCATTTAAATCACTGACTAAGCAACAACAGCTACAAAAATTATATATTAACAGAACCCTGTTTCAAATTTTACATCTCTAAAACTATTTGTCTGACTTCAAATATGCACAAGATCTCTTTTGTACAGAATTTTACGAGGAATGTTTTTTGATATTACAGTTCTCATCTAAAAATGAACCAATGTgtgcaaaaactttaaaaatggAAGAGTGGAGGAAAATGAGGAGGAGGGGGGCGATTTTACTGTTTCTTACTACTACGCCTTATATGACTATTTTCGCGAAGTTTCATAACTTTATAAATTATTTCCTCCGTGTGCTGTTTctttgactaaaaaaaaa includes:
- the LOC124722424 gene encoding uncharacterized protein LOC124722424, with the protein product MKFFLAFVLLHLSAFQETYQRQVPGVATVTGDPVRDDVDTEISKYDGLNMQNISAGSMEGTDRRNSSINATLLESDIAGSGSFSNDTTSEDGAEEKKPKYFHDDTRGIVAIFIMAIMVAGLFLSPVLRQYGNNYICKKPRTVQEQADFPPRYQDLLQRDYL